A single genomic interval of Puntigrus tetrazona isolate hp1 chromosome 1, ASM1883169v1, whole genome shotgun sequence harbors:
- the LOC122341428 gene encoding thioredoxin-related transmembrane protein 2-B-like: MFLSAIVMMKNRRAITLEQHIGNIFLFSKVANVVLFFRVDLRLGLLYLTLCVVFLITCKPPIYMGPECIKYFSDSTIDEELQRDGRVTWIVEFYANWSPECQSFAPVFAELSLKYNCAGLKFGKVDIGRYSEVSKKYRVSTSPLSKQLPSLVLFQGGKEIMRRPQVDKKGRAVSWTFTEENIIREFNLNELYQKSKKLGKTKGEKFERPNESVFSPVPEEEEPEAETITAMDTESKKDK, translated from the exons ATGTTTCTCAGTGCCATCGTCATGATGAAGAACCGCAGAGCCA TAACGCTGGAGCAGCACATAGGGAATATATTTCTGTTCAGTAAGGTGGCAAACGTGGTGCTGTTTTTCCGAGTGGACCTGCGGCTGGGCCTGCTGTACCTCACGCTGTGTGTGG TGTTTCTGATCACATGCAAGCCGCCGATCTACATGGGCCCCGAGTGCATCAAATACTTCAGTGACTCAACTATAGAC GAAGAGCTGCAGAGGGACGGCCGAGTGACGTGGATCGTCGAGTTTTACGCCAACTGGTCTCCAGAGTGCCAGTCGTTTGCACCCGTTTTTGCTGAGCTGTCACTCAA GTATAACTGTGCAGGACTGAAATTTGGCAAAGTGGACATTGGTCGTTACAGTGAAGTGTCCAAAAA GTACAGGGTCAGCACCTCTCCTCTCTCCAAGCAGCTGCCCTCTCTGGTGCTCTTCCAGGGGGGAAAGGAAATCATGAGGCGCCCTCAAGTGGACAAAAAGGGACGGGCAGTGTCTTGGACCTTCACAGAG GAAAACATCATCCGGGAGTTTAACCTCAACGAGCTGTATCAGAAGTCAAAGAAGCTTGGTAAGACCAAAGGAGAGAAGTTCGAGAGGCCCAACGAGTCTGTGTTTTCCCCCGTGCCTGAGGAGGAGGAGCCGGAGGCCGAGACCATCACCGCGATGGACACAGAGAGCAAGAAGGACAAATAG
- the LOC122341421 gene encoding palmitoyltransferase ZDHHC5-A-like, producing the protein MPSGSMSGGMSGPTSPPHPTVPSRPLRPSRYVPVSAATAFLVGATTLFFCFTCPWLSEHFSVAVPIYNGIMFLFVLANFCMATFMDPGIFPRAEEDEDKEDDFRAPLYKTVEIRGIQVRMKWCSTCRFYRPPRCSHCSVCDNCVEDFDHHCPWVNNCIGRRNYRYFFLFLLSLTAHIMGVFGFGLLFILYHTQQLDRVHSAVTMGVMCVAGLFFIPVAGLTGFHVVLVARGRTTNEQVTGKFRGGVNPFTNGCLRNVSHVLCSSQAPRYLGRKRKAQTVSVQPPFLRPQLTEAQLAAKVLDNGIQGDLHRSKSSLMESQSADAEPPPPPKPELRYPGLSRGPAGHSEESSLLNKAPPTPTMFKYRPTYSSPGKNHTALTHAYANQSSQQPGYRSEPSLDGREGGGGAERSGPERAAGGPGGPPGSGISGYSLGGRSYPSFSDTTALAGGASRSSSVRSSHNAPPSEATTSTSYKSLANQTPPPAPRNGSLSYDSLLTPSESPDFESAAPEMSPGRPRTPVVGYSSPYLSAQIAQQREAELHQPSASSAALLASPQHSGYLRGSASSPPAPPERERERLLHDSQQQQXFSRPPLLSDSGPPQPSYPYRTRSTDTPLPPTTHPPRSPHPPPLGKSLSYSSAAAAEMQYRLVRKASASVGGGGIQAPKDEIQMRSYSRTNGQPKPSSTPSSPSHPVSVSTRPGQAYSSVSSSQSPAHKPGGGVKKVTGVGGTTYEISV; encoded by the exons ATGCCGAGCGGCAGCATGAGTGGGGGCATGTCTGGACCCACTTCCCCACCCCACCCCACCGTTCCATCCAGACCTCTCCGGCCTAGTCGCTACGTGCCAGTCTCTGCGGCAACGGCCTTCTTGGTTGGCGCAACCACCCTCTTCTTCTGCTTCAC GTGCCCTTGGCTTTCAGAGCATTTTTCCGTTGCTGTGCCAATATACAATGGCAttatgtttctgtttgttctgGCCAACTTCTGTATGGCCACTTTTATGGATCCTGGCATCTTTCCTAGAG CTGAGGAAGATGAGGATAAAGAGGATGATTTCCGGGCTCCTCTTTACAAGACTGTGGAGATTCGAGGCATTCAAGTGCGGATGAAGTGGTGCTCCACCTGCCGTTTCTACAGACCCCCGCGTTGCTCTCACTGCTCTGTGTGTGACAACTGTGTGGAG GATTTTGATCATCACTGCCCGTGGGTCAACAACTGTATCGGCCGGAGGAATTACCGTTACTTCTTCCTGTTCCTGCTCTCTTTGACAGCTCACATAATGGGCGTTTTTGGCTTCGGCCTGCTTTTCATTCTCTACCACACCCAGCAGCTGGACAGAGTGCATTCAGCTGTCAC TATGGGTGTCATGTGTGTTGCTGGGCTTTTCTTCATCCCAGTGGCAGGTCTCACTGGTTTCCATGTTGTTCTGGTGGCAAGAGGCAGGACCACCAATGAGCAG GTAACAGGGAAGTTCAGGGGAGGCGTGAACCCCTTCACAAATGGCTGCTTGAGGAACGTCTCGCACGTTCTGTGCAGCTCACAGGCACCCAG GTATCTTGGTAGAAAGAGGAAGGCTCAGACGGTGTCTGTTCAGCCTCCTTTCCTCCGACCGCAGCTTACCGAAGCTCAACTGGCAGCCAAGGTGCTCGACAACGGAATCCAAGGAGACCTTCACCGG TCTAAGAGCAGTTTGATGGAGAGTCAGTCTGCTGATGCCGAGCCTCCTCCTCCACCCAAACCAGAGCTCCGATACCCTGGGCTGTCACGAGGACCTGCCGGACACTCTGAGG AGAGTAGTCTGTTGAATAAAGCCCCACCCACCCCCACCATGTTCAAGTACAGGCCCACATACAGCAGCCCGGGCAAGAACCACACTGCCCTCACACATGCCTATGCCAACCAG TCCAGTCAGCAGCCAGGCTATCGCTCTGAGCCCAGTCTGGATGGGCGCGAGGGGGGTGGAGGAGCAGAGCGGAGCGGGCCAGAGCGAGCAGCTGGGGGTCCCGGAGGTCCTCCAGGCTCAGGGATCAGCGGATACTCCCTAGGAGGGCGTTCGTATCCCTCATTCTCTGATACCACAGCTCTTGCCGGAGGGGCCTCGCGGTCCTCCAGCGTTCGCTCTTCCCACAACGCCCCGCCATCCGAGGCCACCACCTCCACCAGCTACAAGAGCTTAGCCAATCAGACGCCACCGCCGGCCCCTCGGAACGGCAGCTTGTCGTACGATAGTCTGCTCACGCCGTCTGAAAGCCCAGATTTCGAGTCTGCAGCACCCGAGATGTCTCCAGGCCGGCCGCGCACGCCTGTGGTGGGATACAGCTCTCCCTACCTGTCGGCACAGATCGCCCAGCAGCGGGAGGCGGAGCTTCACCAGCCGTCCGCCTCCAGCGCTGCCCTCCTAGCCTCCCCGCAGCATTCCGGCTATCTACGTGGCTCCGCCTCCTCTCCGCCTGCCCCACCTGAACGTGAGCGGGAACGCCTGCTGCACGActctcagcagcagcagcaNTTCTCGAGACCCCCTCTGCTCTCTGACTCGGGCCCGCCTCAGCCCTCGTACCCGTACCGCACGCGCTCCACTGACACGCCACTGCCGCCCACCACTCACCCTCCACGCTCGCCGCACCCCCCGCCGCTGGGGAAGTCTCTGTCTTACTCTAGCGCTGCCGCTGCTGAGATGCAGTACCGCCTGGTCCGCAAAGCCTCGGCCTCAGTCGGGGGAGGGGGCATACAGGCGCCAAA GGACGAGATTCAGATGAGGTCGTATAGTCGGACAAACGGGCAGCCGAAACCTTCTTCCACCCCCTCGTCCCCCTCTCATCCTGTCAGCGTGTCCACTCGCCCGGGTCAGGCGTATTCCAGTGTTAGCTCTTCTCAGAGCCCCGCCCACAAGCCTGGAGGCGGGGTGAAGAAGGTGACGGGCGTCGGCGGGACCACTTACGAGATCTCTGTGTGA